The DNA sequence tttcTCCTTATCACGTCTCTAATGTTAATAATGAGATTTGAACTTATAACCTACATACTGTTAGTTAGGCCAACTAATCACGGTTCACCGATTTTATTTTCcaacttagtttttttttaaccaagtaatcattcattcatctcaagccagaatgacaCGGATACATACCTTCCATTGCTAACTCTAGGGTaagtttaggacgtggtatgctagcaccactcattagacaaccagtgctcacttattaaTAGCAAGCCTATAAAACTATGACAATAAACATAGTACATAGACACACCCCAAAATATAAAGAACAACATGACGATTAGCTGAGACAATCCTCCTGGATTCCAGATGCGAAAACCGTTAGAGGTATAGCTCAACACTTTGGTCCAAGAAGCCCAAGTCTAGAAAACATTCTTAATTGTTGTGGACACCCAAAGCACATCGGACTTCAGCATGCCCATCGATTTGGGCCTCCAAAATGTTCTTTTCACCCCACCATAGCCAACCCCCAACTCttctttggacacccaaagCATGCAAATTGAATTGGGCCACATAAAAGATCTAGGCAACCTGTACTTGGAGTTGGGCTTCCCACCTGATTTGGGCACACCATACATGGGCTCCCCCTCTCCTTCAACGACTCCGGCCACAACCAATACCGTCGTCGCCGCTTGTATCACTGCAGCTTGCACGCAAACCTCCGCATGTGCACCTGCCACATCGCTGCCGCATTATTTCTAGCCCTAGCCACAATATCAGTGCCGATCCAGATTGAGAGTTCTCTCCAAACAACCATCTTAGCAAGATGGAGTCGAAACCCCTGTGATGCCTTGCTCGGAGTACAGAGGAATTGCCTCTGCCATGGCTGAAACAACCCACCATAACTGGACAACCCCAGCTCTTGCAGCCAATCATGCTTTAGCCTTGCTTGACTAGGTTGGATCCGACCCGATGCATCAAGCCCTGCAAGTCGGCGTCGGAAGGCCCCAACGCCCAAACATCGGAGGCTGATTCTCCTTTGAAAATCCCCATGAGAAGATCCGGGTTCATGGTTAAGCGATCCAGTCTGACAGAGTGATTGATTTGGTTGAGTGTTCGCTGAAAACAAACGGCGTTACAAGGCCGAAGAGAGACCACAAAGTGTGGAGAGGAAGGCTCCACTTAGGGGCGAGGCCGGAGTTGGCCACCATGATAGAACCCCGTAACCGGGGCGATTAGGGTTTAGGGCCGCCATTGACAGAATTTTTTCCCTCAACATACTAAAATGAATTAGTTGATGACATGCCTTGTTGATATAAAAGACATGAACATTTTTCCAACTTGGTTTGAAACTGAATAAATAATTAcaggcccgctcacctgcgggacTACTTTTCAGGGACAAAAAGGGACAGATGGTCTATGGCCATTAGATTTAAATGAACCAGATCCGAGGGGTGAAAGAAACTGTACAAACCTTCATGGACTCCACCCAATCCGTTACCCATCGTCATtcgctgctctctctctctctctctctctctctctctctctctctctattctatCTGGCATtcgctgctctctctctctctcccctctctctctctctctctctctctctctctctctctctctctctctctctctctctctctctctctctctctctctattctatCTGGCTCATTCAATCACTGGGGTTGGTCTTGTTTGAGACTCATGAATAATTAAACATTTATTAATAgtaaaattcattggaatttgGGTTTGAATCAAGGGTGCGAACTATTACAAATTCAAGATtgatttctattattttttgtatTCTGGAATGAACCAAAATCCAGCACCACTTAGCATGTAAAGGATGAAGTTGAcctttcttctgttttgtttcagcataatcacaagttttttttatatgtaatggattgtaatatgcatcagTTGGGTTGTCATTCAATGAATGTTTTTTCATTCATCCACTGCCCAGAACTTGTGTATATTCTTTTGCATTATGATTATAACTTGTGATTGTGAATTGGGATGTCTGTTACATGTCACTGACcgagtaactgtaactggtcacgtaactgaccatgtcactgaccaagtaactgaccatgccactgaccaagtaactgtaactggccatgtaactagtcacgtaactgaccatgtaactgaccatgtcactgaccaagtaactgcccatgtcactgaccaagtaactgctcATGTCACTGACCTAGTAACTGGTCacctgcccatgtcactgatcatgtcactgaccaagtaactgcccatgtcactgaccaagtaactgcccatgtcactgaccaagtaactggtcacgtaactgaccatgtcactgaccaagtaactgaccatgagactaaacgggattggataataggttaaaaaaaaattgttttaatGATTTGCCATTTTATCCGTTTGATCAACTGAATTAAGATCCAACGGCTGGGATGGTTTtgtcccgttttgtccctttattttcgtcccgcaggtgagcgggcctgtaaataattaaatactAAAATGAGTTTTGTCCACAACGATTTTAAATATTGGAATaaaagcttctttttttttgaaagagaatAAAAGCTATTTTCTAAACAATAGAGAAGGGAGTCGACGGTCGTAAACTAATTTAGGGTATTTTGGGTAGCTCGGTTAAAAACAGGGGTATTTGGGGTAGAGTGCTTTATGGTGGCCTGCGTGGGCTCTTTTTATTGGCTGTTTGGACCAATCATCAATCCTATAGCTGTACCGAAAAAATTTGCTCCCCCtagaaaagaagaatttgaaATACTAACGGCTACCCACCTCCCCGCAATTCTCTCCCTCCAACGGAAATACCCAAAAGCCTTCAGAGTCTGAAAACCCTAATCTGATCAAAACCCCAATTCGATTTCCCAGAAATCCCCAATCTCCCAGACACCGAACCCTAATTCCATTGCAGAATCCCCAAATCTCCCCGACGAGACCGAAAACCTCAATTCGATTTCTTGGGGATTAACTGAAAAGCCCAATTTGATTTTCACAGTAATACCCAAATCTCCCAGAGATCGAAAACCCCAATTCGATTTCACAGAAACCCCTAAATCTCCCAGAAACCGAAAACCCCAAATCGATTTCTTGGGGATTACTGAAAACCCCAATTCGATTTTCACAGTCATACCCAAATCTCCCAGCGATCGAAAACCCCAATTCGATTTCACAAAAAACCCCCAAATCTGAAAACCCTAATCTTTTCTCCGTGAAACCCAACCCCATTCTCTCAAACCCAGATCCCATTTCTTTTGATTGACGGCGAGAATGGAGAAGCAAGTCTACTTGTATCCCAAGAACTCAGATTTCGCGCCCAAGATTATCAGGGTCAGGGACGACGGTACCCATTCGGTGCACGACGTCTCATCTCCGTCGTCAACGTCTCCGCTCGATGTCATCGGCAGCTACGGAAACAGAGTGTGCTTTCAGAATTTTTCCGAGAACTGCTTCGTTGTGTGGAATGTAGATAGTGGAGTCGAGGAAAGGCGGATTCTTTACGATCCTTTGGATGCTAACGGATCTATTTCTGTTTCCGGTTTCGGTCATACAGATGAAGGCGAAATAAAAATCGTCAGGATTGCTCGCGTCGGCCTTTCCTTCATGTCCAAGACGTACAGCGGCGGTGCTGGCGGCGGCGCCGGCAGCAGGGTTACTGGTGGTGCCGTAGGAGCGGGCGGCGTCTGGGCAGCATGGCAGATGTCTACTCTTGGCCTACCTTTTATACCAGATGAGTTTCAACCGGCGAGGTTTGTGGCGGCGACCGGCACCATTTACTGGCATGGCTCTGTCAGGCAGGTGTCCACCATCATCACGTATAACATCAACACTGATGTTCTGGGGAGTCTGCCACCGCCCGCAGCAGGTGTAGGTGCAAAGTTTGCCTTGGGATTTGGCTTTGGAGGTGAGTTGGCCGCCACTGTTTTTGAACGCTCTGGCAGAGGGAGGCATGGTATTAGATTGTGGCAGCTTCACGAAAATAACTGGGAAGTTGTGGTGAATATGAGGCTGACGTCGAACCCTTCCCCGGAAATCAAATATCCTTACGTGCCTTTGTGCTTTCTGGCGGGTACATTCAATAATGAGGGGCTGAATATACTGTTTCTATTTGATGGAGATACTTTGATTAAGATCAGACTTGTAGTGGAGGATGACTCTCTAGCAACAGAACTTGATGAGCTGCATCTGATGGATACTGCTGTTGTTACAACCCCATTGCCACCTAGGCATTATGTCCATGTCGATCCTATGGAGTTTAACCGTCTATTCCAAAGAAATGCTGCTAATGAGGAGAGGCAGATGAATAGGGATATGAATGCTTGGACCAGAAATTTTCTTGAGCAGATTAATGAATTCGATCAGATATAGGTATTTCCCACTCACTGATACTGTTAGTTTGTTACATGCTGATACTGTTATATGAGCTTGTTTTGATTGTGTCATGCACTAGGtcttacttttttttattatgttctaTACTGCTTGCCTTTGTATTATCTTCTGGATGTCTCCATAGAGATATATTGATTCTTTCTTTGACAATACAATAATTAGGATAAGCACATACATGTAGCTAACTCTGAACAATTAGTTGAATATAACTGTGAAAGGAGAAAATTAACACCTATTAGGCTACAGTTGATTTCAGGCTTACTGTGGATATACAATCTGCAAGTTGATACTGTGTTTAACTGTTTACATGATATACAATCTGCAACAACCTATATACCTTTTTAGAAGTATTTCGAGCTTGTGACTGATGGTCAGTCTTGtggtttcttttcttgttcACAGGGAGTGCGTTAGGGCGACCCTTTATCACCGATTCTTTTTTTGCCTTACGGAAGAGGTGTTAAGCAAGGGCCTGCCTTTGCTTGTCTCTCAAAATGAGTTGGATTCATCCTGCCGTATTTTAAATACTTTAGCTATACAACTTTACCTATGAGTTAGAAACAGCATTATTGtaaatacttgaaatgaaaCACAATAACCATTAAAACGTGTGGAATCATGACAGCGTATTGCAGAGTAAAAAGGTTACATAATTCATTACTGTCAAGCAGACGATACATAAACCATCAAGAGAACCAAAAAGAACTGACAACCACTAGGACTACCAGAGATGGAAATATTCATTAGAATACCGCTACAAGTTTGTTCATTCTCGGTAAGCTCCTGCAATCTCCATATTCCTCAATAGGAAGAGGGAGATAACAAAGTGAGGAAAATTCCACCTTTGACTGGCACACGACTCTCTTCTCCTCTCACCTCACCCtttcagaagaaagaaaattaacaAGACCAGAGAGATGAGAGGGGTCTTCCTTCTTGGCATGTCTTTACACAACCCAATACTATATCTTGCAACTGTTTCTCAACGTTCTCTATGGTTGAACAAGCATCTATGATCTGCATCAGCCCAATCGAATTTTAATAGCATCCAAGTAATTCAACTCACCAAGCAATACTATACAGCAGGAATGACAGTACAAACCAAAAGAATTTTATCACTGTTGAAGGCTAGTTGTGTTTCATGCCCAAAGTTTGAACAGTTAGTACAATAACCATCTGTAGATGACTAATATTCAATATAGTGCGACTGTCAACTTGCAGCCTAATCGCAAGATAAACTTTGCGATGACAAAGACAGCCCAGCCAGTATCTAACGTTATATTTAAGGGTCAAGAATGAATGAAAACAGACTTCATATTGGTCTTCATTGGAAAAATTAGAAGGATGCCACACGGAAATGAAATTGGAGGGGAATGTTTGACAGAGATCATTTACCATTcaatttatttctatttttgtttttgagaacCATTCAATATAGTTTTTTGAACAAAAGAATTCAATGTTTTAACCCCTCATGAGGAACCAGATCACAGTCCCATTGGTGGTCCAGGTGACTATTATTTGCCATTTGACTCCGCCTAACAAAAGACCTTTTGGGGCAAGTTAAATTGACAATTTGATGATCTTTGGACTGCTCTCACTCCGAAATTCCTGGAGAAGCAAAGCCACTCAATCAAAGATTCTATTAACAGTATATCAATCTGAACCATTTAAGAAACATACTTTGCCTTCTTCTAatccattttattcttttcattGTTTGAAGGAATAATAGCTGAAACGACTAAAAGCACACTAATCTCATATCTcaatttcttattcttcttcttactTTCTCAGAAATCCAAACTGACACAAGGAACTACTCAAGCTAAATAAGTAAACAAGCTTGTATAAACGAGGAGGATTCTTACAAAGCAAGGGCAATTTCATGTCCCTCACTACCTATAAACtgggaaagaaaaaatttacAAAGCCAAAGCTTCATGATTCACAGGAGAATTTACAATTAGAGTATGCGAAGTCTCAAGTCTCAACGCTTCATGTTCAATCAACTCTATAGTCATAACATCAACCTTTGGTTTGATGATGAGGACTTGGTTTTGTGTAGGGGATTTTGAGCCTCAAGGTTCTTCTGAAATACAATCGGCCAGAGATGGGGAACACCAGAAACCTTCACCTTGTTAAGTCTAATTAATTTCAGCTATATTTCAcaagaatacacagcaattagAATTAGCAGGTTGGTCGACACCAAACAGAACTGGATACAACAAAGAAACATTCAAACAATATATTCGTTTCTTTGGTCAAAGTAAAACAATTTCAAAGATGCATTCGAACTACATATTCGTTCAGTACTACTAGTACTGAGGATAATATGAACAGAGCTTCAGCAGCCGAAGCAGGTGTGGACTGTGGCACATGTACAAACTAAAAA is a window from the Rosa chinensis cultivar Old Blush chromosome 2, RchiOBHm-V2, whole genome shotgun sequence genome containing:
- the LOC112184752 gene encoding uncharacterized protein LOC112184752 — its product is MEKQVYLYPKNSDFAPKIIRVRDDGTHSVHDVSSPSSTSPLDVIGSYGNRVCFQNFSENCFVVWNVDSGVEERRILYDPLDANGSISVSGFGHTDEGEIKIVRIARVGLSFMSKTYSGGAGGGAGSRVTGGAVGAGGVWAAWQMSTLGLPFIPDEFQPARFVAATGTIYWHGSVRQVSTIITYNINTDVLGSLPPPAAGVGAKFALGFGFGGELAATVFERSGRGRHGIRLWQLHENNWEVVVNMRLTSNPSPEIKYPYVPLCFLAGTFNNEGLNILFLFDGDTLIKIRLVVEDDSLATELDELHLMDTAVVTTPLPPRHYVHVDPMEFNRLFQRNAANEERQMNRDMNAWTRNFLEQINEFDQI